In one Oryza glaberrima chromosome 2, OglaRS2, whole genome shotgun sequence genomic region, the following are encoded:
- the LOC127763181 gene encoding uncharacterized protein LOC127763181 isoform X2 — MSLLRRVGRRFLAGDILSSEASPHAVGRLFTEPPLPSPLEGVRSPSPLPLPRAIKQPFIGNFSPFKSYPLQAHHQSLSRNAIGPSYRWPWTQLTSAVALPKLLGTRWASTNTSSTTGFGPCFTSAGELIDAFTYARANPLMRKVKIMGREDKILWIPNDNLRRLVRSLNKTYALHHAKKKCLSSLTSSNILVGEDGSAVIQGVIEIPYSEEEACCRYNETASILKELITESVGSEAIGVDCIGDFRRLLRQMESMTSVYQEYIISNHASLIPDANRTAVFLLFYNHIMGKLAQEQPRLKNQIISKLPYDGIWLGMSALIFTYISGSLLIVSWR, encoded by the exons ATGTCGCTCCTAcgacgggtggggaggaggttcctcgccggcgacatccTGTCGTCGGAGGCTTCGCCGCATGCCGTCGGCCGCCTCTTCACCG AGCCTCCGCTACCGTCACCGCTGGAGGGTGTCAGGAGCCCCTCACCGCTGCCACTGCCTCGGGCTATCAAGCAACCATTCATTGGCAACTTCTCGCCATTCAAGAGTTACCCATTGCAG GCCCATCATCAGTCACTTAGCCGCAACGCCATCGGACCTAGCTACAGGTGGCCATGGACGCAGCTTACATCTGCAGTAGCACTGCCGAAACTCCTTGGCACTAGGTGGGCATCAACAAATACCTCCTCAACTACTGG GTTTGGTCCATGTTTTACTAGTGCGGGAGAGTTGATTGATGCCTTTACCTATGCAAGAGCCAACCCTCTTATGAGAAAGGTTAAGATCATGGGTAGAGAAGATAAAATCTTATGGATTCCAAATGACAATCTCAGGAGACTCGTGAGATCATTAAACAAGACCTATGCATTACATCATGCAAAGAAGAAGTGTCTGTCCTCGTTAACTTCTTCAAATATCTTAGTGGGTGAGGATGGAAGTGCAGTAATTCAGGGTGTTATAGAGATTCCTTACAGTGAGGAAGAAGCTTGTTGTCGATACAATGAAACTGCTTCCATTCTGAAAGAGCTGATTACAGAATCTGTGGGGTCTGAAGCTATTGGTGTGGATTGCATTGGTGATTTTCGTCGTCTACTCCGCCAGATGGAGAGTATGACGTCGGTTTATCAGGAGTACATCATCAGCAACCACGCTTCACTTATACCTGATGCTAACAG GACGGCGGTATTTCTATTATTTTACAATCACATCATGGGTAAGCTCGCCCAGGAGCAACCAAGACTGAAGAATCAGATTATTAGCAAGTTGCCGTATGATGGGATTTGGCTAG GAATGTCCGCTCTCATTTTTACGTACATCTCTGGATCTTTGCTTATAGTCAGTTGGAGGTAG
- the LOC127764236 gene encoding endoglucanase 5 — protein MSDVSGRFVVAAAVVAVSLAMAAAAHDYGEALSKSLLYFEAQRSGRLPYNQRVRWRGHSGLTDGLEQGVDLVGGYYDAGDHVKFGLPMAFTVTMLSWSVLEYGEEIAAAGELGHALHAIKWGTDYFIKAHTHPNVLWTQVGDGDSDHYCWQRPEDMTTSRHAYKVDAENPGSEVAAETAAAMAAASIVFRRAGDAHYAHLLLHHAQQLFEFGDKYRGRYDESVEVVKNYYPSSSGYKDELLWAALWLHRATGRREYLDYAVDNADDFGGTGWAVSEFSWDIKYAGLQVLASKLLVEEKHLSSQQREVLEKYRSKAEYYVCSCMGRNPGGAAHNAGRTPAGLLFIRPWNNLQYVSNAAFLLTVYSDVLSSLSLPLLCPDPDAAADEAAPAAADAGEVLEFARSQADYILGTNPMATSYLVGYGEAYPRRVHHRAASSASYARDRDFIGCLQGFDSWYSAAAENPHDLVGAVVGGPNGNDVFTDHRGAYMQTEACTYNTAPMVGVFSRLMELERRRRGEDAPPSSTSPVAEDDL, from the exons ATGAGCGACGTCTCCGGCCGCTTCGTGGTGGCCGCGGCCGTGGTCGCCGTGTcgctggccatggcggcggcggcgcacgactaCGGCGAGGCGCTGTCGAAGAGCCTGCTCTACTTCGAGGCGCAGCGGTCGGGCCGCCTGCCGTACAACCAGCGCGTGCGGTGGCGCGGCCACTCCGGCCTCACCGACGGCCTCGAGCAAGGG GTGGACCTGGTGGGCGGGTactacgacgccggcgaccacgTCAAGTTCGGGCTGCCCATGGCGTTCACCGTCACGATGCTGTCGTGGAGCGTGctggagtacggcgaggagatcgccgccgccggcgagctcggccaCGCCCTCCACGCCATCAAATGGGGCACCGATTACTTCATCAAGGCGCACACCCACCCCAACGTCCTCTGGACTCAG gtcggcgacggcgactcggACCACTACTGCTGGCAGCGGCCGGAGGACATGACGACGTCGCGGCACGCGTACAAGGTGGACGCCGAGAACCCCGGGTCGGAGGTCGCCGcagagaccgccgccgccatggccgccgcatCCATCGTcttccgccgcgccggcgacgcccactacgcccatctcctcctccaccacgctCAGCAG TTGTTTGAGTTTGGGGACAAGTACAGGGGGAGATACGACGAGAGTGTGGAGGTGGTAAAGAACTACTACCCATCATCAAGTGGGTACAAGGATGAGCTGCTGTGGGCAGCGCTGTGGCTGCACCgtgccaccggccgccgcgaaTACCTCGACTACGCCGTCGACAACGCCGACGACTTCGGCGGCACCGGCTGGGCCGTCTCCGAGTTCAGCTGGGACATCAAGTACGCCGGACTCCAAGTCCTCGCTTCCAAG CTGCTGGTAGAGGAGAAGCATCTGAGCTCGCAGCAGCGCGAGGTGCTGGAGAAGTACAGGTCAAAGGCGGAGTACTACGTGTGCTCCTGCATGGGCCGCaaccccggcggcgccgcccacaACGCCGGCCGCACTCCGGCGGGCCTCCTCTTCATCCGCCCGTGGAACAACCTCCAGTACGTCTCCaacgccgccttcctcctcaccgTCTACTCCGacgtcctctcctccctctccctccccctcctctgccccgaccccgacgccgccgccgacgaggccgctcctgcggcggcggacgccggcgaggtgctGGAGTTCGCGAGGTCGCAGGCGGATTACATACTGGGGACGAACCCGATGGCGACGAGCTACCTCGTCGGGTACGGCGAGGCGTACCCGCGGCGGGTGCACCACCGCGCGGCGTCGAGCGCGTCGTACGCGCGCGACCGCGACTTCATCGGGTGCCTCCAGGGGTTCGACTCGTGGtacagcgcggcggcggagaacccgcacgacctcgtcggcgccgtcgtcggcgggcCCAACGGCAACGACGTGTTCACCGACCACCGCGGCGCGTACATGCAGACGGAGGCCTGCACGTACAACACGGCGCCCATGGTCGGCGTCTTCTCCAGGCTCATGGagctcgagcggcggcggcgcggggaagacgcgccgccgtcgtcgacgtcgccggtggcggaggatgATCTGTAG
- the LOC127763181 gene encoding uncharacterized protein LOC127763181 isoform X1, with protein sequence MSLLRRVGRRFLAGDILSSEASPHAVGRLFTEPPLPSPLEGVRSPSPLPLPRAIKQPFIGNFSPFKSYPLQAHHQSLSRNAIGPSYRWPWTQLTSAVALPKLLGTRWASTNTSSTTGFGPCFTSAGELIDAFTYARANPLMRKVKIMGREDKILWIPNDNLRRLVRSLNKTYALHHAKKKCLSSLTSSNILVGEDGSAVIQGVIEIPYSEEEACCRYNETASILKELITESVGSEAIGVDCIGDFRRLLRQMESMTSVYQEYIISNHASLIPDANRTAVFLLFYNHIMGKLAQEQPRLKNQIISKLPYDGIWLGIVTSNRFLRRWLNSHREYVSTGDDDMIFNRNVRSHFYVHLWIFAYSQLEVEECLYGEFPELLLEIEIQLWEANEIDGLGFEDKF encoded by the exons ATGTCGCTCCTAcgacgggtggggaggaggttcctcgccggcgacatccTGTCGTCGGAGGCTTCGCCGCATGCCGTCGGCCGCCTCTTCACCG AGCCTCCGCTACCGTCACCGCTGGAGGGTGTCAGGAGCCCCTCACCGCTGCCACTGCCTCGGGCTATCAAGCAACCATTCATTGGCAACTTCTCGCCATTCAAGAGTTACCCATTGCAG GCCCATCATCAGTCACTTAGCCGCAACGCCATCGGACCTAGCTACAGGTGGCCATGGACGCAGCTTACATCTGCAGTAGCACTGCCGAAACTCCTTGGCACTAGGTGGGCATCAACAAATACCTCCTCAACTACTGG GTTTGGTCCATGTTTTACTAGTGCGGGAGAGTTGATTGATGCCTTTACCTATGCAAGAGCCAACCCTCTTATGAGAAAGGTTAAGATCATGGGTAGAGAAGATAAAATCTTATGGATTCCAAATGACAATCTCAGGAGACTCGTGAGATCATTAAACAAGACCTATGCATTACATCATGCAAAGAAGAAGTGTCTGTCCTCGTTAACTTCTTCAAATATCTTAGTGGGTGAGGATGGAAGTGCAGTAATTCAGGGTGTTATAGAGATTCCTTACAGTGAGGAAGAAGCTTGTTGTCGATACAATGAAACTGCTTCCATTCTGAAAGAGCTGATTACAGAATCTGTGGGGTCTGAAGCTATTGGTGTGGATTGCATTGGTGATTTTCGTCGTCTACTCCGCCAGATGGAGAGTATGACGTCGGTTTATCAGGAGTACATCATCAGCAACCACGCTTCACTTATACCTGATGCTAACAG GACGGCGGTATTTCTATTATTTTACAATCACATCATGGGTAAGCTCGCCCAGGAGCAACCAAGACTGAAGAATCAGATTATTAGCAAGTTGCCGTATGATGGGATTTGGCTAGGTATTGTTACTTCAAACCGCTTTCTCAGAAGATGGTTGAATAGCCATAGGGAATACGTGAGTACCGGGGATGATGACATGATCTTTAACAGGAATGTCCGCTCTCATTTTTACGTACATCTCTGGATCTTTGCTTATAGTCAGTTGGAGGTAGAGGAATGCTTATACGGTGAGTTTCCAGAGCTTCTGTTGGAGATTGAGATCCAGCTATGGGAAGCGAATGAGATCGATGGGCTAGGATTCGAGGATAAATTTTAG